The following coding sequences lie in one Xiphophorus maculatus strain JP 163 A chromosome 4, X_maculatus-5.0-male, whole genome shotgun sequence genomic window:
- the trpm7 gene encoding transient receptor potential cation channel subfamily M member 7 gives MSQKPWIESTFTKRECVYILPVSKDPHRCLPGCQICQQLVRCCCGRLVRQHAGFTASLATKYSDVKLGENSSLPDPEEWSVEKHTEASPTDAYGVINFQGGSHSYRAKYVRLSHDTRPESILRLMLKEWHMELPKILISVHGGVQNFELHPRIKQVVGKGLIKAAVTTGAWILTGGVNTGVAKHVGDALKEHCSRSSKKIYTIGVAPWGVIENRSDLIGRDIIVPYQTLLNPLSKLNVLNNLHSHFLLVDDGTVGRYGAEVTLRRDLEKHVNLQRIHARIGQCVPVVALIFEGGPNVILTVLEYLQESPPVPVVVCEGTGRAADILAYVHKQTEEGGGLPDGVETDIVATIKKTFNFSQNEAIHLFQKLMECMKSKELITVFHISSEEHQDIDVAILRALLQGTNASAFDQLVLTLAWDRVDIAKNHVFVYGQQLLVSSLEQAMLDALVMDRVDFVKLLIENGVSMHRFLTISRLEELYNTKQPPNNPTLLHLVRDVKQSNLPPNYKISLIDVGLVIEFLMGGTYRCNYTRKRFRIIYNNLHGSNRRSGRHPAGPGSHLRKNHETFSMQADKKEKTRHNHFIKTAQPYKPKLESTAEQNKKRSKEEIVDIDDPETRRFPYPFNELLVWAVLMKRQKMSLFFWQHGEENMAKALVACKLCRSMSYEAKKSDVVDDTSEELKEYSNEFGTLAVDLLEQSFRQDETMAMKLLTYELKNWSNSTCLKLAVSSHLRPFVAHTCTQMLLSDMWMGRLNMRKNSWYKVILSILVPPAILLLEYKSKAEMAHIPQSQDDHQMTMEDSEHNFQNMTEDIQMDVFKEARTHEHPEVKNDMEKQVRSRKLPLTRKIYAFYHAPIVKFWSNTLFYLGYLMMYTYVVLVKMADLPSPLEWVVILYIFTSAIEKIREMFMSEAGKISQKIKVWFSDYFNVSDFLAISTFFIGFGLRLGGESTFIPGRTVYCLNIIFWYVRLLDILAVNQQAGPYVMMIAKMVANMFYIVVIMAIVLLSYGVPRKAILYPNEEPSWTLARDVVFQPYWMMYGEVYAYEIDPCANNSEPSASKLCSDIVWLTPFLQAVYLFVQYILMVNLLIAFFNNVYIQVKSISNLVWKYQRYHFIMAYHEKPVLPPPFILLCHIYSLFCLCRKRKKESTYGPKLFLTEDDQKKLHDFEEQCVETYFHERDDQFHSGSEERIRLTSERVETMCLQLKEVGNKVNFIKRSLHTLDSQIGHLQDLSALTVDTLKTLTAQRASEASKVHTQITRELSLSKNVVPSIAHMPTDSKSSAIGKRSVRAYFGSSFPQAGTNIADSLFGVNAGGDGGMQIRQRFGHGPGTEPGQDPGASTAPSPEKRSLFGQGHFAAEAGSSSSTGAIALVPSASPTSPPERRHQGHSLTQSKLTRPQELRLSDSPSSLPNAPALSAQFRISSTPSQPSGASHPDHAQDGFYQSGGTSVEFGAFIGHKDNVDTQHSTPKETSSRRQSPATPTRSQVEGHGLIRAVNSYAGFTEFDRTPAFLHPDSTLTKKDRSRVSAEDIPRAAVLERVQVKSAQASTLRPPEEETLNVAVSLYTARHSHLGARKDSIGSPFRPMESYQYSAVERNNLMRLSQSIPFTPVPPRGEPVTVYRLEESSPNTINNSMSSWAHRGLCAKIEFLSKEEMGGGLRRALKVLCTWSEYDILKPGHLYIVKSFLPEVVQTWQSIYKEETVLHLCLREIQQQRAAQKLTVAFNQIRPKTIPYSPRFLEVFLLYCHSAGQWFAIEECITGEFRKFNNNNGDEIVPTNLLEETMLAFSHWTYEYTRGELLVLDLQGVGEILTDPSVIKSGEKGSYDMIFGPANLGDDAIRNFRTKHHCNSCCRKLKLPDLKRNDYTPDKVTFPQDDPPNPGGGVKDSHQSMRLML, from the exons TCCCAGAAACCCTGGATAGAAAGCACTTTCACCAAGAGGGAATGTGTGTACATACTTCCAGTGTCAAAGGACCCCCACAG ATGCCTGCCAGGATGCCAGATTTGCCAGCAGTTGGTCCg GTGCTGCTGTGGACGGCTGGTTCGGCAGCATGCCGGCTTCACAGCCAGCTTGGCCACAAAGTACTCGGATGTGAAGTTGGGTGAAAATTCCAGCCTGCCCGATCCAGAGGAGTGGtctgtggaaaaacacacagaagcgAGTCCAACTGATGCCTATGGTGTCATCAACTTCCAGGGAGGGTCTCACTCATACAGAGCCAAG TATGTGCGTTTGTCCCACGACACTCGACCAGAGAGCATCCTTCGGCTAATGCTGAAGGAGTGGCACATGGAGCTTCCCAAGATCCTCATCTCTGTCCATGGAGGAGTTCAAAACTTTGAGCTTCACCCTCGCATCAAGCAGGTGGTGGGCAAGGGCCTCATCAAAGCTGCAGTCACCACCGGCGCCTGGATCCTCACCGGAGGCGTCAACACAG GTGTTGCGAAGCATGTGGGGGACGCGCTTAAAGAACACTGCTCAAGGTCATCAAAGAAAATTTACACAATTGGAGTTGCACCGTGGGGAGTCATTGAAAACAGGAGCGATCTTATTGGCAGAGAC ATTATTGTCCCATATCAGACCCTGCTGAATCCTCTCAGCAAATTAAACGTTCTCAACAATCTGCATTCCCACTTCCTCCTGGTGGATGATGGGACAGTGGGCCGATACGGGGCTGAGGTCACACTCAGGCGGGACCTGGAGAAACACGTTAACCTGCAAAGAATACACGCAA gaatTGGGCAGTGTGTTCCTGTCGTGGCGCTGATTTTTGAGGGCGGTCCAAACGTGATCCTGACTGTGCTGGAGTACCTCCAGGAGAGCCCTCCTGTTCCTGTGGTGGTGTGTGAGGGGACGGGCCGTGCTGCTGACATATTGGCCTACGTCCACAAGCAGACAGAGGAGGGGGG CGGCCTTCCCGACGGGGTGGAGACGGACATCGTCGCAACCATCAAGAAAACGTTCAACTTCAGTCAGAACGAAGCCATCCATCTCTTTCAGAAGCTCATGGAGTGCATGAAGAGCAAAGAACTG ATCACCGTGTTTCACATCAGCTCTGAGGAACACCAAGACATCGACGTAGCTATTCTGAGGGCCTTGCTCCAAG GCACAAACGCATCTGCCTTCGATCAGCTGGTCCTGACTTTGGCCTGGGATCGCGTAGACATTGCCAAGAATCACGTGTTTGTGTACGGACAGCAGCTTCTG GTGAGCTCTTTGGAGCAAGCTATGCTGGACGCTCTTGTCATGGACAGGGTGGACTTTGTGAAGCTGCTCATAGAAAATGGCGTCAGCATGCACCGTTTTCTCACCATCAGTCGGCTGGAGGAGCTCTACAACACG aaacaACCTCCCAACAACCCAACTCTCCTCCACCTGGTTAGAGACGTTAAACAG AGTAATCTTCCCCCAAACTATAAAATCAGTTTGATCGACGTGGGCCTGGTCATCGAGTTCCTGATGGGCGGGACTTACAGGTGCAACTACACCAGGAAGCGCTTCCGAATCATTTACAACAATCTCCACGGCAGCAATAGG AGATCTGGACGCCACCCTGCGGGTCCTGGCTCTCATCTGAGAAAGAATCATGAGACTTTCAGCATGCAGGCCGACAAGAAGGAGAAGACGAGACACAATCACTTCATCAAGACGGCGCAGCCGTACAAGCCCAAG CTGGAGAGTACCGCTGAGCAGAACAAGAAAAGAAGCAAGGAGGAGATCGTGGACATCGACGACCCAGAGACCCGCCGCTTCCCCTACCCTTTCAACGAGCTCTTAGTTTGGGCAGTGCTCATGAAGAGGCAGAAGATGTCTCTCTTCTTCTGGCAGCACGGCGAGGAGAACATGGCCAAGGCGCTGGTGGCTTGTAAACTCTGCCGCTCTATGAGCTACGAGGCAAAGAAGAGCGACGTGGTGGACGACACCTCGGAGGAACTCAAAGAGTACTCCAA TGAGTTCGGGACGCTGGCGGTGGACCTGCTGGAGCAGTCGTTCAGGCAGGACGAGACCATGGCCATGAAGCTGCTGACATACGAGCTGAAGAACTGGAGCAACTCCACGTGTTTGAAGCTGGCCGTCTCCTCCCACCTGCGGCCGTTTGTCGCTCACACCTGCACCCAGATGCTGCTGTCAGACATGTGGATGGGACGGCTGAACATGCGCAAGAACTCCTGGTACAAG GTGATTCTGAGCATCTTGGTGCCTCCTGCCATCCTGCTTCTGGAGTACAAATCTAAAGCGGAGATGGCTCACATCCCTCAGAGTCAGGACGACCACCAGATGACCATGGAGGACAGCGAGCACAACTTTCAGAACATGACCGAAGACATCCAGATG GACGTCTTCAAGGAAGCCAGAACCCACGAACATCCGGAGGTGAAAAACGACATGGAGAAACAAGTCCGCTCCCGAAAGCTTCCTTTAACGAGGAAGATCTATGCCTTCTACCATGCTCCCATTGTCAAGTTTTGGTCCAATACG CTTTTCTACCTGGGCTACTTGATGATGTACACGTATGTGGTCCTGGTGAAAATGGCCGACCTTCCTTCTCCTCTAGAATGGGTGGTCATCCTCTACATCTTCACCTCTGCTATTGAGAAAATCCGCGAG atgtttatgtCTGAAGCGGGCAAAATAAGCCAAAAAATAAAGGTGTGGTTCAGCGACTATTTCAATGTGTCTGACTTCCTGGCCATCTCTACGTTTTTTATCGGTTTTGGACTGAGACTGGGTGGAGAGTCCACCTTCATCCCCGGGCGGACAGTGTATTGCCTCAACATCATCTTCTGGTATGTCCGACTCCTGGACATCCTGGCCGTGAACCAGCAGGCTGGGCCGTATGTCATGATGATCGCTAAAATG GTTGCCAACATGTTTTATATTGTGGTAATAATGGCCATTGTCTTGCTGAGCTACGGCGTCCCGAGAAAAGCCATTCTGTACCCCAACGAGGAGCCCAGCTGGACTCTGGCCAGAGATGTGGTTTTCCAGCCGTACTGGATGATGTACGGAGAAGTCTATGCCTATGAAATTGATC CGTGTGCCAATAACAGCGAACCCTCAGCCAGTAAGCTGTGCTCAGACATAGTGTGGCTCACGCCTTTCCTGCAAGCAGTCTACCTCTTTGTACAGTACATATTGATGGTCAACCTCCTTATTGCCTTCTTTAA cAATGTATATATTCAAGTAAAGTCCATTTCCAATCTGGTGTGGAAGTACCAGCGCTATCACTTCATTATGGCCTACCACGAGAAGCCTGTCCTCCCGCCCCCCTTCATCCTCCTGTGCCATATATACTCCCTCTTCTGCCTgtgcagaaagaggaagaaggagagcACCTACGGACCAA agcTGTTTCTCACTGAGGACGACCAGAAGAAGCTTCACGACTTTGAGGAGCAGTGTGTGGAGACGTACTTTCACGAAAGGGATGATCAGTTTCACTCGGGCAGCGAAGAGCGCATCCGTCTTACCTCTGAAAG AGTTGAGACAATGTGTTTGCAACTGAAGGAGGTCGGGAACAAGGTGAACTTTATAAAACGCTCCTTGCACACGCTGGACTCACAGATCGGCCACCTCCAGGACCTGTCTGCTCTGACCGTGGACACTCTAAAGACGCTGACGGCTCAGAGGGCGTCCGAGGCCAGCAAGGTCCACACGCAGATCACCAGGGAGCTCAGTTTGTCCAAGAACGTGGTCCCGAGCATCGCGCACATGCCAACGGACTCCAAATCGTCGGCGATAGGCAAGCGCAGCGTCAGGGCCTACTTTGGCTCTTCGTTTCCCCAAGCAGGCACCAACATCGCGGATTCCCTTTTTGGAGTCAACGCAGGAGGAGACGGCGGGATGCAAATCCGTCAGAGATTCGGGCACGGTCCCGGAACTGAGCCGGGGCAGGACCCCGGAGCGAGCACGGCGCCAAGTCCGGAGAAGAGGAGCTTATTCGGGCAGGGACACTTTGCCGCAGAGGCTGGTTCCTCCAGCAGCACGGGCGCCATTGCCCTCGTGCCAAGCGCCTCGCCCACCTCCCCTCCGGAGCGCCGTCACCAAGGCCACTCTCTCACCCAAAGCAAACTAACCCGTCCGCAAGAGCTGCGCCTTTCTGACTCGCCATCCAGCCTGCCCAACGCGCCCGCACTCAGCGCCCAGTTCCGCATCAGCAGCACCCCCTCTCAGCCCAGTGGCGCCAGCCACCCCGACCACGCCCAGGACGGGTTTTACCAGTCAGGCGGCACCTCTGTAGAGTTCGGGGCGTTTATTG GACATAAAGACAACGTGGATACGCAGCACTCTACGCCCAAAGAGACCTCCAGCAGACGGCAAAGCCCGGCCACACCAACTAGATCACAG GTTGAAGGTCACGGTCTCATCCGAGCGGTCAACTCCTACGCTGGCTTCACGGAGTTTGACAGAACCCCAGCTTTTCTTCATCCAGACTCGA CTCTGACAAAGAAGGACAGGAGTAGAGTTTCAGCTGAAGACATCCCTAGAGCGGCAGTACTA GAAAGGGTTCAGGTGAAATCAGCCCAAGCCAGCACCCT GAGACCTCCTGAGGAAGAAACATTAAATG TTGCTGTTTCCTTGTACACGGCACGCCACAGCCACCTCGGAGCCAGGAAGGACT CTATCGGCTCACCGTTCAGGCCTATGGAAAGCTATCAGTACTCAG CTGTGGAGCGCAACAACTTGATGAGGCTGTCTCAGAGCATCCCCTTCACTCCTGTGCCCCCTAGAG GGGAGCCGGTGACGGTGTACCGTCTGGAGGAGAGCTCCCCAAACACCATCAACAACAGCATGTCCTCCTGGGCCCACCGGGGCCTCTGTGCCAAAATAGAGTTTCTCAGCAAAGAGGAGATGGGTGGAGGACTCCGACGGGCTCTGAAGGTCCTTTGCACTTGGTCAGAGTACGACATCCTGAAGCCTGGACACCTCTATATAGTCAAGTCCTTCCTGCCTGAGGTGGTCCAGACGTGGCAGAGCATCTACAAGGAGGAGACCGTGTTGCATCTTTGTCTCAGG GAAATTCAACAGCAACGGGCTGCTCAGAAGCTGACTGTTGCCTTCAACCAAATCAGGCCAAAGACGATTCCCTACTCACCGAG gtttctggaGGTGTTCCTGCTGTACTGCCACTCAGCTGGTCAGTGGTTTGCCATAGAAGAGTGCATCACCGGCGAGTTCAGGAagttcaacaacaacaacgggGACGAGATCGTTCCCACCAACCTCCTGGAGGAGACCATGCTGGCCTTCAGCCACTGGACATACGAGTACACCCGGGGAGAGCTGCTGGTGCTCGACCTGCAGG GCGTCGGGGAGATCCTGACGGATCCGTCTGTCATTAAGAGCGGGGAGAAAGG ATCGTACGACATGATATTCGGACCTGCCAACCTCGGAGACGATGCCATCAGAAACTTCCGGACAAAACACCACTGCAACTCCTGCTGCCGGAAACTCAAACTTCCTG acctaaagaggaacgactACACACCAGATAAGGTTACCTTCCCACAGGATGACCCGCCCAACCCGGGGGGCGGAGTCAAAGATTCCCACCAATCAATGAGACTGATGCTGTGA